A genome region from Coffea arabica cultivar ET-39 chromosome 7e, Coffea Arabica ET-39 HiFi, whole genome shotgun sequence includes the following:
- the LOC140011079 gene encoding uncharacterized protein yields the protein MCSYTLRFDFAASNNEVEYEAIIARLQLARKLGAGHILVHSDSQLVVCQILGKYEAREQVMHRYLSKVHQLIAHFESFEIQRIPRSQNKQADALSRLASTSFSDLSSCGSFSRVGIPKRSRIPRLSRRHLDGPLDSISQSGELSDDRAESRKLQRKAARYALRQNLLYKRSYLDPWLRCITPEEGQRILQDIHEGLCGAHVGYRMLVKKALLLGYF from the coding sequence ATGTGCTCATATACCTTAAGGTTTGACTTTGCCGCCTCAAACAATGAGGTCGAATATGAGGCAATCATTGCCAGACTGCAGCTAGCTCGTAAGCTTGGAGCTGGGCACATCTTGGTTCACAGTGACTCCCAACTTGTCGTGTGCCAGATACTAGGTAAGTATGAGGCCAGAGAACAGGTCATGCATCGCTACCTCTCCAAGGTCCACCAGTTGATCGCACATTTTGAGTCCTTTGAAATCCAAAGGATACCGCGGTCGCAGAACAAGCAGGCCGACGCCTTATCTCGGCTTGCTTCTACTTCATTTTCTGATTTGAGTTCTTGTGGAAGTTTTAGCCGAGTCGGGATACCTAAGAGAAGTCGTATACCCCGTCTATCTCGGAGACACCTGGATGGGCCCCTTGATTCGATTTCTCAGTCGGGGGAGCTCTCTGATGACCGAGCTGAATCGAGAAAACTTCAGCGTAAAGCAGCTCGGTACGCCCTCCGACAAAATCTCTTGTACAAGAGGTCCTACCTCGACCCGTGGCTGCGGTGTATCACACCAGAAGAAGGCCAAAGGATCCTCCAAGATATACACGAGGGACTCTGTGGTGCTCACGTCGGCTACAGGATGCTCGTCAAAAAAGCTCTGTTGCTAGGGTATTTCTGA